The genomic DNA GCCAAATTGCGGGCTGTATGGTAGTTGAAGGTACGGTTTACCGTAACAAGAAAATCCGTGTACTGCGTGATGAAGTTGTTATTTATGAAGGTGAACTTGAATCATTGCGTCGGTTCAAAGACGATGTACAAGAAGTTAGCCGCGGCATGGAATGTGGTATCGGTGTTAAGAACTACACTGATGTTAAAGCTGGCGATAAAATCGAAGTGTTTGACGTGAAAGAAGTAGCACGTACCATCGATTAATCGGTTCGGTTATTTATAAAAGCAAGCCGGCCGCAACTAAGTTTGAGGCCGGTTTTTTATTTTAGAGGGTTTATTATGGGTGCAAACTCGAGTCGAGTACGTCGAATTGGTGATCAAATTCAACGTGATCTTGCGAAGATTATTCAGCAAGAAGTGAAAGACCCACGCGTGGGTATGGTGACGGTAAACGACGTGAAAGTGTCGAGCGACTTATCATACGCAGACGTGTACTTCACTTGCATGGCGTTTGGTCGCCAAGATGCGGTGCAAGAACGTGGCGAGCAAGAGAAAATATTGAATAACGCTGCAGGTTTTATGCGCACCAAATTGGCGAAAGGGTTAAATATGAGAGTGATTCCTTTGTTGCGCTTTCATTACGATAAAGTCATTGATACCGGTTCAGAGTTATCGGCATTAATTGATCGTGCGATTGATGAAGATAAGTCTCATCAAACGAATTCGGACGATTCAGAAGGATAGTTATGGCTCGGCGTAAAAAAGGTCGGCCAATTTCGGGTGTGTTGTTAGTTGATAAGCCGCTCGGTTTTAGCTCCAATCAGATACTTCAAAAAGCAAAATGGTTGTATCAGGCACAAAAAGCGGGTCATACCGGCACTTTAGACCCCGCAGCCACTGGGCTGTTGCCCATTTGCTTTGGTGAGGCCACTAAGTTTTCCCAATTTTTGCTCGATGCTGAAAAGGCTTATTTAACCACCGGTGTTTTTGGGATATCCACCGAAACATTGGACGCGGAAGGTGAGGTAACGCAAGAGCGAGAGGTGCCCAATATTTCGGAGCCTCAATTGCAGGCCGTGTTATCGAAGTTTACCGGTGATATTGAGCAAGTCCCCCCAATGTATTCCGCCTTAAAGCGCGATGGAAAAAAGCTCTACGAGCTGGCACGAGAGGGCATAGAGGTAGAAATAGACCCAAGACCCGTCACCATTACGCGCAATGATTTGCTACGATTTGAATCGCCAGAATTCGACTTAGACGTTCAGTGCAGTAAAGGTACCTACATTCGCACGCTTGTGGCGGATATAGGTGAAGAGGTTGGTTGCGGCGCGCACGTAAAAACCTTGCGACGTACTCGTCATGGTCAATTCAACATTGATCAAGCCATATCTTTGGAAGTGCTCGAAGGGCTGCGTGAGGCCGAAAACTATGAGGCGTTAGATGCTTTGTTGGTTTCATTGGATGAATTGTTAGCTGATTTGCCGAGAATTGACTTAGACGAACACCGTGCCAAGTACTTTTCGAATGGTAATGACGTGAATTGTGACGCCAGTGCTTGTACCGCAAGAGTTTACTTAGATGACCGCTTTTTAGGGGTTGGTCGAGTGTCCGAACAACGGCGCTTACAGCCAGAAAGACTGGTCTCTAAAGAAGTTGATGCATAACCCATGCAAATAGTTGGTTAGCAGCGTTAGGTGATGTATAATCCGCCGCGATTTAGTCCTAATTGGGCTAAATTGGAATGCGGCTGTTAATGTGCACGGCCCGCACTCCATTATTTAGGCACATTCTTGGAGTTAGTACGATGGCATTAAGCGTCGAAAAGAAAGCGGAAATTTTAAAAGAATACGGTCAAGGCGAAGGCGACACTGGTTCTCCTGAAGTTCAGGTAGCACTATTAACTGCAAACATTGAAACGTTGCAGGGTCACTTCAAAGAGCACGCGAAAGATCACCACTCGCGTCGCGGTCTAATCCGTATGGTAAACCAGCGTCGTAAGTTGTTGGATTACTTGAAGCGTAAAGACGTAGCACGCTACGCATCTTTGATTAAGCGCTTAGGTTTACGTCGATAAACCCCGCTGTCTTCAAAAGGGCTCCTCATCGGGAGCCCTTTGTCGTTTTACCTTCTGATGAACTCTTTATAAAACTTAAAATGAAATAAAGCCTCTTCGGTTACTGCCCAGTACAACGCATTGGGGCTTCTATCGATGTATTTGATCGCAAGTACATCGATAGAAGCATCGTAGAGGCCTCAAATGAGGAAACTAAATGTTAGATTTAACACCTAAGACAAAACAATTTGAATTTGGCGGCAAAACCGTCACGCTAGAAACCGGTCGTGTAGCACGTCAAGCAACCGGTGCTGTACTTTGTACTATTGACGACACGGTTGTTTTAGCAACGGTTGTTGGCGCTAAAGACACTAAGCCGGGGCAAGACTTCTTCCCGTTGTCTGTTCACTATCAAGAAAAATTCTACGCGGTTGGTAAAATCCCGGGTGGTTACTTAAAGCGTGAAGGTCGTCCTTCTGAGAAAGAAACACTGACGTCTCGTTTAATTGACCGTCCAATTCGTCCGTTATTCCCTAAAGGCTTCATGAATGAAGTTCAGGTTGTGATTAACGTAATCTCTGCAAACAAAACAGATGATCCAGATATCGCAGCAATGTTAGCGACTTCGGCCGCTATTTCTATCTCTGGTATTCCTTTCAGCGGCCCTATTGGTGCAGCGCGTGTAGGTTACACCGATGAGCGTGGTTACTTTGTTAACCCATCGTACGAAGAATTAAAAGATACTCGTTTAGACATGGTTGTAGCCGGTACTGAAGACGCTGTACTTATGGTTGAATCAGAAGCTGAACAGCTTTCTGAAGACCAGATGTTAGGCGCTGTATTATTTGCACACCAAGAATTCCAAGTAGCCATTGCCGCTATTAAAGAGTTCGCTGCCGAAAACGGAAAGCCAACTTGGGATTGGGCACCAGAAGTTGAAAACGAAGAATTAAAAGCCGCTGTTGCAGGCGCTTACGGCGCTAAAATTTCTGAAGCTTACCAAGTGTCAGACAAAATGCAGCGTTATGCATTATTAAACGAAGTTCGTTCAGCTGCAGTTGCTGAGCTTACAAATGAAGAAGCGGGTGTTTCTGCCGATGACGTAAGCGCTATGTTCTCTAAAATCGAGAAGCAAACCGTTCGTCAGCGCATCATCGAAGGCCAACCTCGTATTGATGGACGTGATGGCAAAACAGTTCGTGGCATTGAAGTTGATATCGACGTGCTTCCAGGCGCCCACGGTTCTTCATTGTTCACACGTGGTGAAACTCAGGCTATCGTTACCGCTACATTGGGTACGCTACGTGATGGCAAGATGGAAGACATGCTTCATGAGAAAAACACCGATCACCTAATGTTGCACTACAACTTCCCTCCGTTCAGCGTTGGTGAAGCAGGTCGAATGGGTGGTGTTGGTCGTCGTGAAATCGGTCATGGCCGTTTAGCTAAGCGTGGTATTTTGGCGGTTATGCCAGATATCGAAGAATTCCCATACACGATTCGTTTGGTATCTGAGATTACTGAATCTAACGGTTCATCTTCTATGGCTTCTGTTTGTGGCGCATCGCTTGCGCTTATGGACGCCGGTGTTCCTGTTAAGCACCCAGTTGCGGGTATAGCAATGGGCTTAGTAAAAGAAGGTGATAAGTTCACTGTTTTAACTGACATCTTAGGTGATGAAGATCACTTAGGTGACATGGACTTTAAAGTAGCCGGTACCGAGCAAGGTATTACAGCGTTACAGATGGATATCAAGATTCAAGGTATCACTGAAGAGATCATGGAGATTGCATTAGAGCAAGCCATGGACGCACGTCTTCACATCTTGCGTGAAATGGCGAAAGTGATTGGTTACTCACGCCCTGAGCTACCAGACAACGCACCTTCTATGGATGTTATGAAAATTGACACCGACAAGATTCGTGACGTTATCGGTAAAGGCGGCGCAACCATCCGTTCTATCATCGAAGAAACAGGTGCTGAAGTTGATATTCAAGACGACGGTTCTGTCCGCATCTACGCACCAACTAAAGAAGCCGCTGATGCCGCTAAAGAGCGCATCTTAGGTATTACAGCTGAGCCTGAAATTGGCGCAGTATACTTAGGTAAAGTTGCACGTTTAGCCGATTTCGGCGCATTCGTAACCTTCTTGCCTGGTAAAGACGGTTTGGTACACATTTCTCAAATCGCTCAAGAGCGTATCGAGAAAGTATCAGACAAGATCAGCGAAGGCGAAGAAGTCGTTGTTAAGATCTTAGACGTCGACGCACGTGGCCGTGTTAAATTGTCTATGAAAGAAGTAACAGAAGAAGATAAAGCTAAGTTAGCATCTGCTGAGTAAGTCTTTACTTCTAAGAATAAGCCCGCATTTGCGGGCTTTTTTTTGTGTTAAATAAAGCAATTGACGTGCATTAACTATTAATCATCGTAACCAATAATCTAAATTTCTTTGACCCGTATTTTCCTTGTACCACTAAAGCGCTATTAGGCATTCTGGACTATGCTTAACGCATGTGAACAGGGTTTGGATTCTCGATTTGAAGCATTGTGGCACTTTAAGGTGTCGATATTTGGTCATATTTTGCTTATTTCTGAGCGGTTTGTCTTCTGCTAATTGGGTAGAAGAGAGTCGTTTACGTGCTGAAATTGATACTCAAGCATTAAGAAAAGGCGAAGCAATTGAATTAAATGGTGAGTGGTGGTTTAAGTTTGGAGAGCACATTAAGCCTGAAGATGTTCCTTTAAAATTAAAACAGCAAGCGCTTGATACTATCAATGTCCCTAGTTCTTGGAATGAAAAGGTAAAGCCACTGACTGATGAGCCGAATCAACATGGAAAGGCTACCTATGTATTACCTATCTCTTTTTCATCTCCTGTAGATTTTTCAGTCATTGTAGAGGCGGGTTTAATAACCAGTACTTATCGTATTTATTGGCTAGAAGAAGGCACAACAGAAGCGTTCAGTGTTGGTGCAGCTGGAGAGATGATCAATGGGCAGAAAGTAGAAAAGGGCATCGATTTTTTTAATCTACCCGCCCAGCAACAAGGTGCGTTAATAATACACGTCTCTAAAACTAACATGTTTAAAGGTGGAGTAAGGCACCCAGTTCGGTTGCAACGAAGTGATGTTTTCTTGAAAGCAAACGTACTAAATGTTTTTGTCACTAGCCTGCTAATAGGCAGTATGCTTGTACTTTGCATTCATTATTTAATTCAATATCGATACTCTACCAATAATATCAGTGCATTGTATTTATCTATTTTATGTTTTATAGCAGCACTGCGCAGTATGGTGACTTCTGGTTATTTTGATCTATTAATTCAAGGTTTTATAGATCAGTATTTGATTGTATCCATTAAGACGGAATATATAACAGTCTTTTTAATACCGATATCTTACTTTATATTCATAAGCTCCCTGTTTAGAAGTCTGTCAGCAACTCGGTTTATTCGTCATGCGGTGTTGTTTGGTTTGTATGGCGTTTTAGTCACCGTGTTGTTGCCCACGGAAGTCATGACTAGGAGTTTGGTGTTCTACCAATTGATTCTGGGGCTTTGGGCGGTTATAAATTTATCGGTAGTGGCTTTAGCGATTCGAAGAAGGCTCAAGTTTTCAAAACAGATCTTATTGAGTGTTCTTGTCGTACTAGCTGGCGCAGTTAATGATATTGTTGCCTCTCACAGTGCTACCTACAATTCTTTTGTTTCGTCCTATGTTTTCTTTATATTTTTATTTATGCAAGCGTTGATTGTTGGACAGCAATTGCGTGAAAGTATGTCTCAAGCTAATCGATTAAATGATGAAAAACTTAAGTTACAAAAAGAACACGTGAAAGCCTTAATGGCAAGCCAATTAGACCATTTAACTGGTTTGAATAATCGACTCGCTTGCACTGAAAAAATAAAGCAGTTAGATCAAGAAAGCATCAGTAAATTTCAGTTTGTGGGCGTCATTATGTTAGATATAGATCACTTTAAAAAAATTAATGATAATTATGGTCACGACGTTGGTGATGAAATCTTGATTTTTGTGGCTTCATTGCTGCACGGGTTTCAACTACGCTCCGAAGATTTTAAGTGCCGTTACGGCGGTGAAGAATTTTTAGTGTTGTTGCCTGGCGCAACTATAGAAAGAACGGAGGTGGTTGCGGAGTCTATGCGCCAAGCTTTAGAAAAGTATGCCGCCTTTCAAAATAACGGCTTTTCAATTCACATTACGGCAAGTTTTGGTGTATCGGTACAAGATAAACATGCTGGCAAAGGGCTAAAGGAGGTTATTTCTGAGGCGGACCAGGCTTTATATCGGGCAAAAGAATCTGGACGAAATCGAGTTTCATTATAGCCACTATTAAATCAACTTTGGTGCTTCTCGCACCTTCATTAAAGTTGAGCTATTCTTTAACTGATCATTTTTAAAAGTAGTCAATAGGTGTGATACGGATATTCCGGTTTGGTTTTATATTGTTGGTGCTGCTGTCGCTGAGTGGCTTGGCGCAACCTGCTGAAAAGGTTGAGGTTTTTGCTGTGGATGGTGAATTATTAAAGCAAGGCCAGCGTGTAAATTTAAACAGTCAGTGGGCGTTTCTATTTGGCGAGCACTTGCCGGTAAATGAAATCTCATTAGCTTTCTCCGAAGGCAAATTTAACACCATAACCGTGCCTAGTTCTTGGAACGATGAGGTGGCTAAATTAACAGAGCAGAGATATCAACATGGGCGAGCGACTTATGCCATACCGCTTTCATTTACTGAGAATATAGAAGATCCAATCAGTTTGTACGCTTCATTTATTGCAGGTGCTTATAAAATTTTTTGGCTGCCGAATGCCTCTAGCAAACCTCAAATTATTGGACAAGCCGGTGATTTGAGCAATGGTCAACATGCTGGGTTGAAAGGGCAAATCCATCATTTCCCAGCTTCCTCAAACGGCCTACTTGTTATTTATGTTACTAAGGCAAATATGCACGCGGGAGGTATTCGACAACCCATTGCTATACAGCGTTCAGATATTTTGCAGCGCGAAGTACACCAAAACATGATTATTCGAAGCCTACTATCAGGTGGGCTACTAATCATGATTTTCCACTATTTAGTTCAATTCTTTTATTCTCGAGAGAATTTAACGGCGTTGTTGTTAGCATTTGTCTGCTTTTCAGCCCTGCTACGAGGGGTAAGCACTGCCGGTTTGTTGGAAATATTCATTCAGCCTATATCAATGAGGCATTATGAGATTAGCATTAAGGCTGAGTATCTCAGCGTGCTCTATATGTCAGTGTCCTACTTTGGGTTTTTATGTTTTTTAATGCCAAGGCTAGTACCGAAGCGCATAGTTTGGGGAGCGTTTGGCTCGGCGGCAATCGGCACCATTGCCACGATTATCATGCCGGCACCATTAGTTTCCTCTTTGTTAAATTACTACCTGGCTTACCTAGGTTTTTGGTGTGGCGCTATTTTACTCGTCATTATAATTGGCATAAGGCAAAAGCGGCGCTTTGCTTGGCTAATATTATCGAGCGCGCTCATTTTAGGTGTAGGTGCCGTTAACGATGTTATTGCCTCTAAAAATGCACTGCACAATGTTTATGTTGTTGAATATGTTTTTTATGTGTTCCTATTTTTCCAAGCCCAGCTGGTAGGGTTGCAGCTGAAAGAAAGCCGTGAAGCATCCATTGTGTTAAAGCAGGAAAAATTAACTCTTCAGCGCGCGCATTCCAAAGCGCTAATGGAGAGCCACCTCGATTTTTTGACGGGGCTTGCAAATAGACTGGCTCTCACTGAGTGGATTGAAGCCTTTGAACATGAAGGAAGTACACCGCCTAAAGTGACCAGTGTCATTATGTTTGATATTGATCACTTTAAAAGTGTAAATGATACCTATGGGCATGATGTCGGTGACGAAATTTTGGTATTTGTAGCGTCGCTTATTCATGGTTACTCATTGCGAGCTTCCGATTTTAAGTGCCGTTTTGGCGGAGAGGAGTTTTTAATTATTTTGCCTGGAGCCATGATCGACAAAGCTAAAGAAATTGCGGAGTCGCTCAGGGGAACGCTTGAAGAGTCAATCGCATTTAGAAAAGGTGATACTGAAATAAAAATTACCGCCAGTTTTGGCGTTGCCGAACTTAATCTGGCTACTACGGAGCCTCTCAATACTGTCATTCTTAAAGCAGATGAAGCTTTATATCGATCAAAAAACAGTGGCCGTAATAAAGTATCTGAGTAGGCTTCAATATAGAGTAACTTGAGAGCGCCTAATGGCGCTCTCTTAACAATTAGAACAGTGACTCGACAGCGCTGTCGAGGTCTTCTTGCGCCTCCGGAGGAGCTTCTTCGGCACTGAAATCAATTGTTACGTTAGAATTAGTATACTCCGTAGGAACGCTGCCTTCTTTAAAGTACTCAAAACGTGCGTCGGGTGTACTTGGCGTAGCAAGCAAGCCAGTTTTAGGGTCGATGCGAACTTGGGTAATACCAACGGGTTGTGGGAGGTTGTTCAAT from Reinekea marina includes the following:
- a CDS encoding sensor domain-containing diguanylate cyclase; this encodes MVIFCLFLSGLSSANWVEESRLRAEIDTQALRKGEAIELNGEWWFKFGEHIKPEDVPLKLKQQALDTINVPSSWNEKVKPLTDEPNQHGKATYVLPISFSSPVDFSVIVEAGLITSTYRIYWLEEGTTEAFSVGAAGEMINGQKVEKGIDFFNLPAQQQGALIIHVSKTNMFKGGVRHPVRLQRSDVFLKANVLNVFVTSLLIGSMLVLCIHYLIQYRYSTNNISALYLSILCFIAALRSMVTSGYFDLLIQGFIDQYLIVSIKTEYITVFLIPISYFIFISSLFRSLSATRFIRHAVLFGLYGVLVTVLLPTEVMTRSLVFYQLILGLWAVINLSVVALAIRRRLKFSKQILLSVLVVLAGAVNDIVASHSATYNSFVSSYVFFIFLFMQALIVGQQLRESMSQANRLNDEKLKLQKEHVKALMASQLDHLTGLNNRLACTEKIKQLDQESISKFQFVGVIMLDIDHFKKINDNYGHDVGDEILIFVASLLHGFQLRSEDFKCRYGGEEFLVLLPGATIERTEVVAESMRQALEKYAAFQNNGFSIHITASFGVSVQDKHAGKGLKEVISEADQALYRAKESGRNRVSL
- a CDS encoding GGDEF domain-containing protein: MIRIFRFGFILLVLLSLSGLAQPAEKVEVFAVDGELLKQGQRVNLNSQWAFLFGEHLPVNEISLAFSEGKFNTITVPSSWNDEVAKLTEQRYQHGRATYAIPLSFTENIEDPISLYASFIAGAYKIFWLPNASSKPQIIGQAGDLSNGQHAGLKGQIHHFPASSNGLLVIYVTKANMHAGGIRQPIAIQRSDILQREVHQNMIIRSLLSGGLLIMIFHYLVQFFYSRENLTALLLAFVCFSALLRGVSTAGLLEIFIQPISMRHYEISIKAEYLSVLYMSVSYFGFLCFLMPRLVPKRIVWGAFGSAAIGTIATIIMPAPLVSSLLNYYLAYLGFWCGAILLVIIIGIRQKRRFAWLILSSALILGVGAVNDVIASKNALHNVYVVEYVFYVFLFFQAQLVGLQLKESREASIVLKQEKLTLQRAHSKALMESHLDFLTGLANRLALTEWIEAFEHEGSTPPKVTSVIMFDIDHFKSVNDTYGHDVGDEILVFVASLIHGYSLRASDFKCRFGGEEFLIILPGAMIDKAKEIAESLRGTLEESIAFRKGDTEIKITASFGVAELNLATTEPLNTVILKADEALYRSKNSGRNKVSE
- the rpsO gene encoding 30S ribosomal protein S15, with the translated sequence MALSVEKKAEILKEYGQGEGDTGSPEVQVALLTANIETLQGHFKEHAKDHHSRRGLIRMVNQRRKLLDYLKRKDVARYASLIKRLGLRR
- the rbfA gene encoding 30S ribosome-binding factor RbfA, producing MGANSSRVRRIGDQIQRDLAKIIQQEVKDPRVGMVTVNDVKVSSDLSYADVYFTCMAFGRQDAVQERGEQEKILNNAAGFMRTKLAKGLNMRVIPLLRFHYDKVIDTGSELSALIDRAIDEDKSHQTNSDDSEG
- the truB gene encoding tRNA pseudouridine(55) synthase TruB is translated as MARRKKGRPISGVLLVDKPLGFSSNQILQKAKWLYQAQKAGHTGTLDPAATGLLPICFGEATKFSQFLLDAEKAYLTTGVFGISTETLDAEGEVTQEREVPNISEPQLQAVLSKFTGDIEQVPPMYSALKRDGKKLYELAREGIEVEIDPRPVTITRNDLLRFESPEFDLDVQCSKGTYIRTLVADIGEEVGCGAHVKTLRRTRHGQFNIDQAISLEVLEGLREAENYEALDALLVSLDELLADLPRIDLDEHRAKYFSNGNDVNCDASACTARVYLDDRFLGVGRVSEQRRLQPERLVSKEVDA
- the pnp gene encoding polyribonucleotide nucleotidyltransferase, with translation MLDLTPKTKQFEFGGKTVTLETGRVARQATGAVLCTIDDTVVLATVVGAKDTKPGQDFFPLSVHYQEKFYAVGKIPGGYLKREGRPSEKETLTSRLIDRPIRPLFPKGFMNEVQVVINVISANKTDDPDIAAMLATSAAISISGIPFSGPIGAARVGYTDERGYFVNPSYEELKDTRLDMVVAGTEDAVLMVESEAEQLSEDQMLGAVLFAHQEFQVAIAAIKEFAAENGKPTWDWAPEVENEELKAAVAGAYGAKISEAYQVSDKMQRYALLNEVRSAAVAELTNEEAGVSADDVSAMFSKIEKQTVRQRIIEGQPRIDGRDGKTVRGIEVDIDVLPGAHGSSLFTRGETQAIVTATLGTLRDGKMEDMLHEKNTDHLMLHYNFPPFSVGEAGRMGGVGRREIGHGRLAKRGILAVMPDIEEFPYTIRLVSEITESNGSSSMASVCGASLALMDAGVPVKHPVAGIAMGLVKEGDKFTVLTDILGDEDHLGDMDFKVAGTEQGITALQMDIKIQGITEEIMEIALEQAMDARLHILREMAKVIGYSRPELPDNAPSMDVMKIDTDKIRDVIGKGGATIRSIIEETGAEVDIQDDGSVRIYAPTKEAADAAKERILGITAEPEIGAVYLGKVARLADFGAFVTFLPGKDGLVHISQIAQERIEKVSDKISEGEEVVVKILDVDARGRVKLSMKEVTEEDKAKLASAE